From a single Lytechinus variegatus isolate NC3 chromosome 9, Lvar_3.0, whole genome shotgun sequence genomic region:
- the LOC121422114 gene encoding glycoprotein 3-alpha-L-fucosyltransferase A-like → MKTTQKILVSCFLLIASHTFTCILVIQLRERRNDRLHDFTHTFVRNLSQSSPCYVRVHVWCEEGVQRSPQKFECPGLECGIIFSQDVNYDTMKSSDAVVHVSYWDWSRVLKERPPNQVLIFFTLESPKLTIHSMIPPRGYDRVYSYTMSYRPSSTIHSPYGFYDSTVPQLAIDDDRNWASGKTELVAWVSSKCNGKSPGGYRSWRRLEFVETLAKYVSVNMYGKCGNKECDDKEGGCWNFLKTHKFYLALENNECRDYITEKFWHNALLTDTVPIVYGPPREDYERVAPPNSFIHLQDFKSFQELADYIKLVDSDDKLYNSFFEWKKQGTVRYMGAHLIHQPEFMCKVVSKLLDSEKKSRYCNQGIGEMNPSINEFLSASCFVPTGFPHDF, encoded by the coding sequence ATGAAGACTACCCAAAAGATATTGGTATCGTGTTTTTTGTTAATAGCATCGCATACGTTCACTTGTATTCTTGTCATTCAACTGCGTGAACGACGCAACGACCGGCTCCACGACTTTACTCACACATTTGTTAGAAATTTATCGCAATCTTCGCCATGTTATGTGCGGGTTCATGTTTGGTGTGAGGAAGGGGTCCAGCGATCACCCCAGAAATTCGAATGCCCGGGGCTGGAGTGTGGTATTATTTTTTCCCAGGATGTGAACTACGATACGATGAAGTCAAGTGATGCAGTGGTACATGTATCGTATTGGGATTGGAGCAGAGTGCTTAAAGAAAGACCACCGAAtcaagttttgatttttttcacattagAGAGCCCTAAACTCACTATACATTCCATGATACCACCTCGCGGGTATGACCGCGTATACAGCTATACAATGTCGTACCGGCCATCGTCTACAATACATAGTCCTTACGGCTTTTATGATAGCACTGTGCCGCAGTTAGCCATTGACGACGATCGTAACTGGGCCTCAGGGAAAACCGAGCTAGTAGCTTGGGTTTCATCCAAATGCAATGGCAAAAGTCCCGGTGGATATCGGTCGTGGCGGCGCCTTGAGTTTGTGGAGACACTTGCAAAGTATGTTAGTGTCAATATGTATGGGAAATGTGGGAACAAAGAATGTGATGATAAAGAGGGCGGGTGCTGGAACTTCCTGAAGACTCATAAGTTTTACCTGGCTCTGGAGAACAACGAATGTAGGGACTACATCACAGAGAAATTCTGGCATAACGCTCTCCTGACCGACACGGTACCAATCGTCTACGGCCCTCCGCGTGAAGATTATGAGCGCGTAGCGCCACCTAATTCTTTCATCCATCTTCAGGATTTTAAAAGCTTCCAAGAACTTGCCGATTATATCAAACTTGTAGATTCAGACGATAAGTTATACAATTCATTTTTTGAATGGAAAAAACAGGGCACGGTAAGGTACATGGGTGCACATTTGATACATCAGCCGGAGTTTATGTGTAAAGTGGTATCTAAATTGTTGGATTCAGAAAAGAAGTCACGATATTGTAACCAGGGCATTGGGGAGATGAATCcatcaataaatgaatttttGTCAGCTTCATGCTTCGTACCTACCGGATTTCCTCACGACTTTTGA